In the Archocentrus centrarchus isolate MPI-CPG fArcCen1 chromosome 11, fArcCen1, whole genome shotgun sequence genome, GTATACACTGAGGAAGCCCAGGCTGAAACAGCTGCCCTGGCTCAGTGATACCACTAGAGCTGCTAAAAGGGAATGTAGAAAATCAGAAAGAAAGTGGAAGCAGGATAAGCTTCAAGTTTCCTTTGGAATTTTGAAAAACAACCTTGTTAAATATTAGGAATCTGCTCGCTATAAGAAAACTGTTTTTAGACCAGAAAAATGCTgctaaagtaaaatatttctctGACAttgttgcacaaaaaaaaaaaaacaaataaataaacaaattccCAGAATTCCTCTCATGCCTTTTGGGAtgcttcctctgcaggtgaagaaTTTCTAAAATTCATTATAAGTAAAGTTGAGACTATAAGGGGTAGCATTCCTACCCCCTTTCATATTTTAACTGCCCTCCTGTCttatgaaaaatgtatttggcACTGTTGGCTCGAGCATCGTCTCCATCATCAGCAGTTCTTCATCTACTGATACTGTTTCATCTCTCTTCAAGCAGCCGGCTGTTCTGCCTCCTGAAAAATAACAGCTTAGACCCCACTTTACCCAGTAATTTTCTAAACTTTCATTCCTTTCAAAGGTTTTGGAGAAAGTCATTTTCATCAACTTCTTCCTTACttgcaacaaaacaacaattttGAGAAgtttcagtttggtttcaggtcCAACCACAGCACAGAGTCCACCCTGCTGAAAGTGTGTAACGATGTGCTCCTGTCAGTTGACTCTGGGGACTGTGCTATCCTCATCCTATACTCCTATCCTATGCACTGGAAACAATTCTTCCACAACAGCTACACTTTGTTGAGGGTTACCTCAAAATCTTGGTCTGATATTTGACTTTGGCTTTGACAAGAAAGTCAACTCAGTAGTTAAACACTGTGTTTTTCATCTCAGCTCCATATCAAAAATCAAGCTTCTTCTGTCTCTGAGAGATATCAACATTAtcatgtacagcactttggtcagtgtcagctgtttttaaatgggcTTTATAAATTTGAGGGTGTACAACAATTTCTCAGCATGTAGCGATGAGCTGCTGAGTACAGACTCTGTTCAAACTGTTGAAAATTTTCTGTTtcagctgaaacaaaaacagacatacGTGTGGAAATGTAAAAGTACTGCAGCAGGATTAGAAATAAAGTTACAATGGTACGATACTTTTTGGATGGTTAAAATAAGCACAAAGTGTAATGTAAAATACCTTGATGAACCTTCACCTTCTGAATTGCAGAATCAGTGTGTACTTGTACTTTGTTCCATCATGTGTTGCTGAAATGAGTATAGGTTAGTCagatgtgtgggtgtgtgtgctgtgggtacTGTGTAATCTGTGTGTAATCTGTGTTCCACaattcctctcttggcaccctatcatatgctttttctacaaagacacagtgcagctccttctgacctttgtcgtgctctttctcagcatgaaacCATACTGCTGCTCTTCTTATTCTAGCTTTAGCAGctctttcccatatcttcatggtatAGCTCATGACTCTCATGTGTCATCCTATGTTCCACCCTCTTCTTGAAGTTTGGGTTCATCGCAGCCATTTCCATCCTTTTGGGCAAAATCCACTACCATCTGTCCgtctgcatttctgtccttAAAACCATACCTACCCAACACCTCCTCATTACCCCTGTTACCTTCATCAACATGAACCACCCCCCAGACACACCCTATCACTTCATCCAATTAACTGGGGCTGTTTGTGGAAAATCACAGTCCTTGGCAGGGGGAGCTTTTAGTCACTTTTTAACTACAAAATCGAGTCAGCAAGTCTCCGACCTCTTAGGTGGTCTGTGTTAGCACACAGCTTTCGTGGCTCACAGGAAGGAAACAGGAGGAAAGATGCTGTTGTTCGTGACCgtttttgtcagtgtttttgtggtGTCGGTCACTGGTGACCATACTGCGGACTTGTCATACATTGCTGCTGTGTACGAGCACAAAATAATCCTGAACCCAGACCCCCGTGTGCCCGTGCCCCGTCTTAAAGCTCTGCAACACATGCAGAAAAATCTGGATATCTATGAGGAGCAGGCAGCCCGAGCAGCCCAGCAGGTACGCACATGTTTAGAGTCAGGGcgtgttttttatttgtgaaggaagacacctgaataACTAATGACACATTAATTAAATGTGTCATTAGTTATTCATAAttcttttaatgtgtttataaTGAATAGGAGAGACCAGGGGCAGTTGGAACTTTTTTCAGTTTCCTTCATAACTCACAGACTACTTAAACTACACAAGTCATTTATTGGTAAAAAGAACACATAAATGTGTACAAACTAACAATACAGTTGAGGACAAGactacaatattaattttaatgcaGGAAATCAATGTTAAAACTACCCCTTTGCTGGGGTATTTTCTGATTCATTAATGGCAAAAACAAGACTGAACATGCTAGTTTGTATCAGCTGGTCACTCATAAGAATAATTATGTTCCTCAGTTCACAGCCATTAATGTGTCCTCCTGTATAAAGGAGTGTTTACTGCcactgcagcagattaataagtcctcatctctctgtctccttttcATTATCAGGGTGCTCAGATCCTGGTGTTTCCAGAAGATGGTATTCACGGATATAACTTCACTCGGTCATCCATTGCTGGCTACCTGGAAACCATTCCCGACCCCCAGCAGGAGAGCTGGAACCCGTGCATGGAGCCGGGCAGATACAACAACACTGAGGTCCTTTTAGTTTTGTAATGGCAAGCACCCCCTACTCACAACATGCCACTGTGTCTGAATCTCATATACTTGATTATGTTTGTGACTCATAGGTTCTCCAGAGATTGAGCTGTATGGCTCGTCGTAACAACATCTATCTGGTGGCCAACATGCCTGACCTGCAACCCTGTCCCTTGAAGACGAGCTCCTCCTCGTCCTGTCCTCCTGATGGACGCTGGCAGTTCAACACAAATGTTGCCTTCAGGTACAGTTTAACTCTTAAAATGGAAATCAAAGGAGTGGACAAATAAACAATTTCCTTGTCTATGACCTCTTCTCCACAGATGCAATGCATGTGCTTAAATAAAGACTAGACTTCCACCATAGATTTACTAAAGTCAAATTTGAAACTTCTGGTACCAGTAGCTATGGGAGCAGCTACTGCAAGAAAAAGTAACTACACTGAATACTACAGCTAAACTGAGTGAAATGTGGACTGGCAGAATTGACTGCATCAGTTGAAAAGAGCTGTTAGTGATCTGTTTAAAGTGTCTTCTTTCATACAGGTCAGATGGCCTTCTGGTGGCACGCTACCACAAACAAAACCTCTACTTTGAGGAGTCCTTTGACACACCTCCAGAACTTGAAGTCATAACGTTTGATACACCTTTTGCTGGAAAGTTTGGCCTCTTCACCTGCTTTGACATCCTGTTTCATGATCCTGCAGTGGTCCTGGTGGAGAGGGTATAAAATATAATCACATACACACTCAGAATACATGTCAAACTGCTGAAATTGACTTTGATATCCATCACTTCTTCTTTGCACCTCTTTCAGGGTGTGCATCAATTGATCTTTCCAACGGCTTGGATGAACACGCTCCCCCTGCTGGATTCAGTCCAGTTTCACAGGGCGTTCAGTCTGGGTGCCAACGTCACCCTACTAGCTGCCAACCTTCGTAATGGCAAACGCATGACAGGAAGCGGCATCTACACCCCGTTTTCTGCCACCTACCATCATGCCTGGAAAGGAGACCCAGAGGAGGGCAGGTTGCTGGTGGCCAGGGTGCCAGTTTTAGAGCCACTGGGAGTGAAACAGAATACAGCCAAAGAGGAGGGGGCAGGTGGTGGTCAGTCCACATCATCCGTGGCTACAGACTCTGAACACTGCCACCAAAAGAGCTGTGATGATTCTTCTCTTGATTCAGGCCCTTCCTCTTACCCCACCTTCGTCTCATCCATGATGTCTGACCCATTTACTTTTGTCCTCTTGAACGAGACTGAGGGTGACGTTAAAGTGTGCAACGGCACTTTCTGTTGTCACCTGCAGTACAGGTGGTTACTGCAAGACCATAAAGAGCTCTATGCACTCGGTGCATTTGCAGGACTGCACGTTGTTGATGGACGTTGTGCGCTGCAGGTAGGAATGAAAtaattttgaatatttatcaAATGCATAAAATTGACCGTGACTCTGCTCACTTTGATTTGCCACATCTCAAATATCTACAGGTGTGTGCAATAGTCCGTTGTGCAGAGTTGGATCAGAGCTCATGTGGGCAGGTGGTGGAAGAAGCAGAGTCTAAAATGGACTTCCTGTTGGAGGGGAACTTTGACACCAAATACGTGTACCCATCCATTCTGACAAGCCGAATGAtcctggagcagccagagaatctggagaaagcTGCAGATGGGAGAGTGACcatgaaacattcaaacatgaaAGCTGGCCTGGTCACCGCCTGCCTGTATGGACGAATGTACCACCTGGACAATGAATgaatcagaaaaataaaattcagtgtTATGGTTAAGAGCGGCTCTGTGTTCTGTcttataaaataaatcaaaacaaatgtcTTTATTCATCTGTTACTTAATCTTCACAGTACAAACATTGCACAAAGTAGCAGTCATCCTCTGTGTgaattagggtttaatatttttcccgaaaatgacatgaatcaaatcccgggaaatgacgagccatttcccgggaatcccgggaaacagtttttttatttttttattttaattaggccttctgtagcctgtgtcggccttaacctattgtgatattgtagaggtagctttccagctatgtcctgttatgcccagtagggggcaacgtcggcttgattaatgcaataaaacctacatctcgacattcgagtgctcgagctatgcggtgttgtatcgttcctcaacactcccttaacaaatataattcgaatattcctccattgtacatggaattataccaagatattttacaactgctggtgcaaaacaatacggttcatctccacagcattgataaaggctcagccacgctgtcgtggcgacatctgttgcgctatatctccaccagtggaacgctgtaatagtcattgaaaagttaactaccgtactacactataatatggcataacacagggccttgagtaatgcaccacgacttggtcattgccattctggcaacaacaaatttataacaccgtgtctgagggttaaagtaggttcgctgtgaatcgtcttttgaaaaactggccaatccttatagcctaaaaaatatacattttactcaactccattttaaaagcgaaatatgttaaagcaatctatttcatgataatttcttcacacattaggcccgtatcctaattcatgattgttagtaagtggctgcaaacgaggaaaagaaacactcgaagttaaacagatatttctttattgttcagggcaggcatattttataggctatataatgcaatataacaatatataataatataaaattatataatacaaaataccttagggtaaacacattgcctacgatttcaacaaattaaagaggaaaaaagcacaactgtgtaatacctctatgaaggctgaagccagccttaaacggaggctgaacgtgcctgaaatgaagagtaatgcttttcgcattaaacgaacccttctctcaatatttccttaaatttaacattctgaagctttcttttctttctgaaagtcaaatcgacgcgcgcgacttttttcccggtttcccgtctaacgtttcccgggaaacgggaaatggttctgatcgcatttcccgggaatcccggatcccgggattaaaccctagtgtgaATGTTGTATATTCCTCAAAAGGCAATATTTaatcatttctctctctctctctctctctctctctctctctctctttctctctctctctctctctctctctctctctcacacacacacacacacacacacatccacacacacacacatccacacagtgTCAGACATCTTCCCCTATCTCCTGTGCACAAAACAGACATTAAGAAGTTACAGCATTGCAAGTTAACCATTCCTTGGGCCCCTCATTCAGTTCATCAGTTGTACAGTACATGGGTCTAACATCCACCAGCTGTCACAATCAGCTCTCAATGATTCAATCACCACCTGGAATAAATGTGTAAATTTCAATATTGACTTTCTCTCCTTGGAAGATAAATAACCTTTTTGCGTGGGCTCTCTCCTGACAAATTGATCTGATATTTGAGATTACGTCACTACATTCTTGcctaaaaaaatcttaaaagcatatctgctgacacagaaacagaagtCTCTCAAAACCTATTAAAGTTTGGGGCACTTTTCTCCACCATTGTCGCTGGtgatttttgtttgaaaattaATCATGGGATACCTCGCTGCCCCGAGTCCACACCACCCCCTGTTCAATTGACTGTGACACTGCATCAATCCATTCCCTGGGATAGATCTGTCTTCACTTGCTGTGCAGGGTAACCAATCAGATGTTGTGGTCTGTTGATGAGTAACAGTGGAAGTTTAAATTATTTCATACTGCACTGCTGCACAGGATCCATGAATTGATTAATTAAACATAAATTGattaataaaactgttaaataattaaatatgttattaaataaaaataaattccatccatcttcttccatttatccaattcaggatcaTGGGGAGGCTGGAGGCTATCcaagctgccatagggcaagaggcagtgtacaccctgggcaggtcaCCCAATCTGTcgcaaggctaacacagagagagagacaatcattcacattcacacctatgcgcaatttagaatcaccaattaacctaaccccactaactgcatgtcttggactgtgggaggaaactagaacccacacagacacgaggagaacatgcaaactccacacagaaaggtcccaggcTAGATGGTGGATTCCAACCCAGGACCTTTGTGCTGTgatgcagcagtgctaaccaccattaattaatgacacatttaattaattaattaattaattatgtatttaaccttcttcttcttcttcttttgcctGCTTCCTTTAGGGGTTGCTGcaacagatcatctgcctccatctcacgcTATCCATAGCATccccctctgtcacaccaaccctcttcactacatccataaatCTCCTCtgggtcttcctctttttctcctgcctgacagttccatcttcaacatcctttatcCAGCATATCCACAATccttcctctgcacatgcccaaaccAGCTCAactttgcctctctaactttgtcttcaAACTCTTCAACCTGAGCTTCCTCTCTGATATAATCATTATATTATATAATCATTTATATCAAATTTTGATATCTTCAGCTCagcttcctgtcttttttgtcATCTTCTCTGCAGACATCATAGTACATGGAGACTTATGCCTGACCTCActtgtcaacctgtccatcaccattgcaagcaagaaggggctcagggcagatccctgatgtaatcccacccaaACCTTGAACCCCGTCACTCCTACCACACTCTTCAGCACTGTCTCCTGTCCTCATACATGCTCTgtaccaccctcacatacttctctgccactcctgacttttTTATGCAGTACCACAGATCCTCTCTTAGCACCCTATGATATGCTTTCTCTCCAGCCACAAAGACAGTGCAGCTTCTTCTGATCTTCTccatacttctccatcaacccTTTCACAGCAAACATCAGATCTGTAGTGTTCTTTCTTGAAGCCATATTTGCTGTTCACTAATTGTCCCCTCTCTccttaacctagcttcaacaatTCTTTCCCATATTTTCATGGTATGACTTGTCAGCTTTAGctctctgtagttactacagctctgcacattaatcttgttcttgaaaatcagcatcagtacacttcttctccattcctcaggcatcttctcactctccaagattgtgttaaacagtctGGATAAAAGGTTCACTGCCTTCTCTCCACAGGTGTTATCTGGATCAAtcgcctttccactcttcatcctcttcatagctgctctCACCTTCTCCTTACTAATACTCTGCACATACTGATTCAGTAACTTTCCTCCATCTGTCATcctctttctctcattttctacattgATCAGCTCTTCAAAGtgctccttccatcttctcaacacactctCTCCACTAGTACATTTCCATCTCCATCCTTTATCACCCTAACCagctgcacatccttttcagCTCAAACTTTGCCTAGCCAATCAAGTCATCCTCTCTTTTCGTAATGTCCAGCCTCACATAAGGCTCTCTCTTTGCTATACGCCTAGCCTCCCAGTAttcctgtctactttcttcatctcccacTTTTAATTTGCTAATCCTTTAaatactttcctgtacttccCAATTCCACCACCAACtctccttgtcctctttcctctgtccagaggatacacCAAACACCTTTTTTTGCAGCTTCCTTCAGCAATACAACTGTACTTCCCCAATCATCTGCTACTGGGAACTCTGTGCAacattcttctttctttaagATCCACCATTCAGTCTTTGCCTCTGGATTCACtcgcttcttcttcttgattttcAAAGTCATCCTACAGACTACCATCTGATGTTTACTACCTACAGTCTCCCTTGACACAACCTTGAAGTCTTCTATTTCTTTCAGATTGCACATTCTGCATAAGATGTAGTCCACTTCCTCTACACTTATCCATCCTTTTGTTCCTTCGTTCATCCCTCTTATTAAAGTATGCATCAAGTATTTAATACATTATTTCATAATTTatagatattttttatttcccatctcaatgaattatttcttttttttttcttttcatttttgtaatCTTAGTGCTCCATAATTTAACAGGGGCTCTTTATGGAAAATCACAGTCCTTGGCAGGGGGAGCTTTTAGTCACTAGACAAGGAAACTGTTTATTTGTCCACTCCTTTGAGTGACACTGGgaagcccatggcacatccatgtttttgtctgtagaatccatcattgtatttgaaatatgttgtagTAAGTCGGaggtctaaaagtgcacaaatccgATCCGGggtaaagctggttctgttttgtaaggtgtcgtcttcctgtagttgTTTTCTGACGGTCttcactgcctcagttgtgagtatgcaagtgaaaagtgaaacacatcaaaggacaccatggtttcatctggattcagtaCAAGATTAtatggaccttgttagtaaaatctgtggaGATTTCAATGTGGTGGGTGTGTTGCTAACAAGCggagataagatggtggcgaggtggttggaaatgttgtaggtgactgCTGACAATGGGTctgagtgggactccttctttgtggatcttcaGGAGTCCCTAAATGCATGGAGTagtttctccagggtacagatggtagtaagtggggcggtcaatggctttttcctttttggaggcaacagatgacttttttcttgtagttgcttgcaGGGTctcgtctcaagacctcataagtattgttgttaCTGAGTAGTGTAGAAATTTTGGTGTGGTAAGAACAACGGTGCACCTCCCCTCGTCAGCTGTAGTattgtgatgttttgatccttattcagggctgtgatggccttttCTTGAATGGtaaggttggatggaggaattCTTGCACTGGGGAGAGTAGCTGAAACTATCATCCTGATTTGTTCTACTTCCAGCTGTgatagtttgttatttcttattgctgtttctGTGGCCGTGATGAGGTCCACTAtgggaagctgttgtggggatATGGCAAAATTGAGTCCTTTGGCCAGCACATTCTCTTCTGGTTTAGTGAGGActctgtctgataggttcttcacccacttctcTTGGCTGTCATTGCTTATGGTGTCTTCGTGTTTGTTTCCAGATGGTCTGTGTACTGACTGAATGGTAGGTCTTGGTTTGCAGTGTCTGAAATTTATggagttgtctttccttgcctttgatagGCAAAGccagctgggctttgtccacaaacgTAGAAGCCTCTTCTACGGTGATgggaggtaagagtgatgagagtttctg is a window encoding:
- the LOC115788431 gene encoding biotinidase-like, giving the protein MLLFVTVFVSVFVVSVTGDHTADLSYIAAVYEHKIILNPDPRVPVPRLKALQHMQKNLDIYEEQAARAAQQGAQILVFPEDGIHGYNFTRSSIAGYLETIPDPQQESWNPCMEPGRYNNTEVLQRLSCMARRNNIYLVANMPDLQPCPLKTSSSSSCPPDGRWQFNTNVAFRSDGLLVARYHKQNLYFEESFDTPPELEVITFDTPFAGKFGLFTCFDILFHDPAVVLVERGVHQLIFPTAWMNTLPLLDSVQFHRAFSLGANVTLLAANLRNGKRMTGSGIYTPFSATYHHAWKGDPEEGRLLVARVPVLEPLGVKQNTAKEEGAGGGQSTSSVATDSEHCHQKSCDDSSLDSGPSSYPTFVSSMMSDPFTFVLLNETEGDVKVCNGTFCCHLQYRWLLQDHKELYALGAFAGLHVVDGRCALQVCAIVRCAELDQSSCGQVVEEAESKMDFLLEGNFDTKYVYPSILTSRMILEQPENLEKAADGRVTMKHSNMKAGLVTACLYGRMYHLDNE